In one window of Niallia sp. Man26 DNA:
- a CDS encoding ABC transporter substrate-binding protein, translating to MKQKYKLAAFSLILSVFLAGCSSSTSGSEGKDAIKIGIDTAAGGSLQIRAANAEGFFTDLDIDPKISNFAYGIDTINALLTEQTDTGLAADYVLLNSLNRGDLVVISSLSHSTEATIKESEFVAVKGIDTPADLKGKRIGVAKGTVSEYHWANYLATIGVSEKDIEYVPFSTPDEAIVGVKKGDIDAVLSSGAVLEKLKAIDGVHTIDNLSSANISTSSYLVANKEFVENNEEAVVNLLKAIKEGIAYVKENPDGTAEIAYKELKVKKEDTLRDLENINYTIGFTEEDIKHLSDMKQWLLDRGLLKKDYNIEDKLALDALQKALPEEVTYKSK from the coding sequence GCTCAAGCTCCACTTCAGGAAGTGAAGGCAAGGACGCTATAAAGATAGGAATTGATACAGCGGCAGGCGGTTCCTTGCAAATTAGGGCGGCAAATGCAGAAGGGTTTTTTACAGACCTGGATATCGACCCGAAAATCTCTAACTTTGCATATGGTATTGATACTATCAATGCATTACTGACAGAACAGACTGACACAGGGTTAGCAGCAGATTATGTCCTTCTAAATTCCTTAAATAGAGGAGATTTAGTTGTTATTTCTTCTTTAAGTCATAGCACAGAAGCAACTATTAAAGAATCTGAGTTTGTGGCTGTAAAGGGAATAGATACGCCTGCTGATTTAAAAGGAAAACGCATCGGTGTCGCAAAAGGAACAGTATCGGAATATCATTGGGCTAATTATCTAGCAACAATTGGCGTAAGTGAAAAGGATATTGAATACGTGCCATTCAGCACACCTGATGAAGCAATCGTGGGCGTGAAAAAAGGAGATATTGATGCCGTTTTATCAAGCGGAGCAGTATTAGAGAAATTAAAAGCGATTGACGGCGTACATACCATCGATAATTTGAGCTCAGCCAATATTTCCACAAGCAGTTATCTTGTTGCCAATAAAGAATTTGTTGAAAACAACGAAGAAGCTGTCGTAAATCTGTTGAAAGCCATTAAAGAAGGGATTGCTTATGTAAAAGAAAATCCTGATGGAACAGCAGAAATTGCCTATAAGGAATTGAAAGTGAAAAAAGAGGATACCTTACGCGACCTAGAAAATATCAATTACACGATTGGTTTTACAGAAGAGGATATTAAGCACTTAAGTGATATGAAACAATGGCTCCTAGACAGGGGACTATTAAAAAAAGACTATAATATCGAAGATAAGCTGGCGTTAGATGCGCTGCAGAAGGCATTACCTGAAGAAGTAACCTATAAAAGCAAGTAA
- a CDS encoding ABC transporter ATP-binding protein: MVQTDAPNIVLKGLSKTFSETQEQGSYVLENVDLTINRGEFYILLGPSGCGKSTLLNILAGFIEKSSGELTIQSQLAPQEENRGFVFQSADSALFPWLSVEENVEFGLKMKKVPAAERKEIANYYIKLAGLAGHNQKFPKEISGGMKQRVQLARVLANDPQILLMDEPFGALDAMTRRTMQKELIRIWTETNKTVIFVTHDIQEALMLGQRIGIMSVGPSSKIIQSYQIDMSYPREITSPDFNEYYKVVQSHFD, encoded by the coding sequence ATGGTTCAAACAGATGCTCCTAATATTGTTTTAAAGGGGTTATCAAAAACATTTTCTGAAACTCAAGAACAAGGAAGCTATGTATTAGAAAATGTTGATTTAACGATAAACCGCGGAGAATTTTATATTTTACTAGGTCCAAGCGGCTGCGGAAAATCAACTTTATTAAATATTCTTGCTGGATTTATTGAGAAGTCAAGCGGTGAGTTGACGATTCAAAGCCAATTAGCACCTCAGGAAGAAAATCGAGGCTTTGTATTTCAATCAGCTGATTCAGCCCTTTTTCCATGGCTGTCGGTAGAAGAAAATGTGGAATTTGGGTTGAAAATGAAGAAGGTTCCTGCTGCAGAAAGAAAAGAAATTGCCAATTATTATATTAAACTGGCTGGGTTAGCAGGGCATAATCAAAAGTTTCCTAAGGAAATATCCGGCGGAATGAAACAGCGTGTGCAATTGGCACGTGTTTTAGCAAATGATCCGCAAATACTCTTGATGGATGAACCATTTGGCGCCTTAGATGCAATGACAAGAAGAACGATGCAAAAGGAGCTTATTAGAATATGGACAGAAACAAATAAAACAGTGATATTTGTTACCCATGATATTCAGGAGGCTCTAATGCTAGGGCAGCGGATTGGAATAATGTCAGTTGGACCTTCTTCTAAAATAATTCAATCCTATCAAATCGACATGTCATATCCACGAGAAATAACTAGTCCTGATTTTAATGAGTATTATAAAGTAGTTCAGTCGCATTTTGACTAG
- a CDS encoding ABC transporter permease — MKTTIQQEINIKPTVKKLPVKAYWRKILKTGIITWIGLLLIWTIAAYFSDPQFLPSPLATLRGAIELGSDGSLFIYMAYSLVRVLIGWLLGNIVAIPLGLFIGSNKTVRALVEPVINFVRFIPPLAFITLFMLWFGIGEQSKIFLIMYATFFVVTINTLTGVLSISEDKIRSAKSMGASDLQVLRYVVIPAAIPFIFTGAKLAMGSSFMAIIGAEMVAANEGIGFMIWNARLYFQTDWIFVGLVVLGLMGFSMDRLFAWAGRKFLKRYNIVS, encoded by the coding sequence ATGAAAACGACCATTCAGCAGGAAATAAATATAAAGCCAACAGTGAAGAAACTGCCTGTAAAAGCCTACTGGAGAAAGATTTTAAAAACAGGGATAATCACCTGGATAGGGCTGCTGCTCATCTGGACAATTGCTGCATATTTCTCTGATCCGCAATTTTTACCAAGTCCGCTTGCTACATTGCGCGGCGCTATCGAACTTGGTAGTGATGGGTCCTTATTCATTTATATGGCATACAGTTTAGTCCGGGTCCTGATAGGCTGGCTTCTCGGAAATATTGTTGCGATTCCACTGGGATTATTTATCGGCAGCAATAAAACCGTTCGTGCTCTCGTTGAACCAGTGATAAATTTTGTCCGTTTTATCCCGCCGCTTGCATTTATTACATTATTTATGCTTTGGTTTGGGATTGGCGAGCAATCCAAAATATTCTTAATTATGTATGCTACATTTTTTGTTGTCACGATTAATACACTGACTGGAGTGCTTTCCATCTCTGAGGATAAAATACGTTCTGCCAAAAGCATGGGAGCAAGTGATCTGCAAGTATTGCGATATGTTGTCATTCCAGCAGCCATTCCCTTTATCTTTACAGGGGCAAAGCTTGCGATGGGTTCGTCCTTCATGGCAATCATTGGCGCCGAAATGGTTGCAGCCAATGAAGGGATAGGCTTTATGATCTGGAATGCACGATTATATTTTCAAACAGATTGGATTTTTGTTGGTCTAGTGGTCTTAGGATTGATGGGCTTTTCAATGGACCGGCTATTTGCTTGGGCAGGCAGGAAGTTTTTGAAGAGATACAATATTGTTTCTTAA